A region from the Corynebacterium halotolerans YIM 70093 = DSM 44683 genome encodes:
- a CDS encoding GNAT family N-acetyltransferase: protein MRIRPAEDKDIPAITALHNWAIRETVALFHDDPVDEADRRQWLDDRRRRGFPVLVADDGEFCGWASYGPFRPSPGYRHTVENSVYVHPDAHGKGVGSKLMTALIDAARADDSVHAVIATIEGDNIGSLRLHEKLGFREVGRLPEVGRKFDRWLDLAYLELIVD from the coding sequence ATGCGAATCCGACCCGCAGAGGACAAGGACATTCCCGCCATCACCGCGCTGCACAACTGGGCGATCCGGGAAACGGTCGCCCTGTTCCACGACGATCCCGTGGACGAGGCCGACCGGCGGCAGTGGCTCGACGACCGCAGGCGCAGGGGGTTCCCGGTCCTGGTCGCCGACGACGGGGAATTCTGCGGCTGGGCCAGCTACGGGCCCTTCCGCCCCTCCCCCGGCTACCGCCACACCGTCGAGAACTCCGTCTACGTCCACCCCGACGCCCACGGCAAGGGCGTGGGCAGCAAACTCATGACCGCGCTCATCGACGCCGCACGCGCCGACGACAGCGTCCACGCCGTCATCGCCACCATCGAGGGCGACAACATCGGCTCCCTGCGCCTGCACGAGAAACTGGGCTTCCGGGAGGTCGGGCGGCTACCCGAGGTCGGCCGCAAGTTCGACCGCTGGCTCGACCTGGCCTACCTGGAACTGATCGTCGACTGA
- a CDS encoding cyclase family protein translates to MSADLWEVVSRLSHARFTDLTHHFRPGQPKFAADPDARVTRLADAATDGFTVDHYCLAGPWGTHVDAPSHADPHGRTLDDIPVRDSLLPLVVIDLATDASADPDLVVTRGHLAAWEERHGAIPAGSFVALRTGWSARWAGGDMHNLDAGGIQHTPGWGVDALALLHARGVTAIGHETLDADPGARVSAGEFPAQRWWLDHDHWQIEALTNLDRVPATGALLIAAWPAPVAGAAFPARAIAVVER, encoded by the coding sequence ATGAGCGCGGACCTGTGGGAGGTGGTCTCCCGTCTCAGCCACGCCCGCTTCACTGACCTGACCCACCATTTCCGCCCCGGCCAGCCGAAGTTCGCCGCTGATCCGGATGCCAGGGTCACCCGGCTCGCCGACGCCGCGACGGACGGCTTCACCGTCGACCACTACTGCCTCGCCGGGCCCTGGGGAACGCATGTCGACGCCCCGTCGCACGCCGATCCGCACGGCCGCACCCTCGACGACATCCCGGTGCGCGATTCGCTCCTGCCGCTGGTGGTCATCGACCTCGCCACCGACGCCTCCGCGGACCCGGATCTGGTGGTCACCCGCGGACACCTCGCCGCCTGGGAGGAACGGCACGGGGCGATTCCCGCCGGCTCCTTCGTCGCCCTGCGCACCGGGTGGTCCGCCCGCTGGGCCGGCGGGGACATGCACAACCTCGACGCCGGGGGCATCCAGCACACCCCGGGCTGGGGCGTGGACGCCCTGGCACTCCTCCACGCCCGCGGGGTCACGGCCATCGGGCACGAGACCCTGGACGCCGACCCCGGCGCCAGGGTCAGCGCCGGGGAGTTTCCCGCCCAGCGGTGGTGGCTGGACCACGACCACTGGCAGATCGAGGCGTTGACGAACCTTGACCGGGTTCCGGCGACGGGCGCGCTGCTCATCGCCGCCTGGCCGGCACCGGTGGCGGGTGCCGCCTTCCCGGCGCGCGCGATCGCGGTCGTCGAACGGTAA
- a CDS encoding phosphotransferase family protein, producing MTSPAALITAAEKTWPDLDYRDPAIPRQGMDHHVAVLGDHILRASVTDAYRAQAPTESAVLAELAPLTDTRLPLVLRHTDDWSFTLHPLIPGRALDAAHWGRLPRSERGQLTDQLASLLTALHSRDIAASPYRDVEPWFHGPAPNPAPRALPAKVDLLREQVTELDLDREDRRVIGEILAGMDDLLDRAHHAHRARLVHGDLYPAHLLWSSGHGLGAIDFSDMNLGDPAVDFAHLSDISPELPDEVLARTGLDHDPGILDRAWAYKRWDAVFLLVDHLRTGHTGAATAHSLFDAARHPTRPGAR from the coding sequence ATGACCTCGCCCGCCGCCCTGATCACCGCCGCCGAGAAGACCTGGCCGGACCTGGACTACCGCGATCCCGCGATTCCCCGCCAGGGCATGGATCATCATGTCGCCGTCCTCGGCGACCACATCCTGCGCGCCTCCGTCACCGACGCCTACCGCGCCCAGGCCCCGACCGAGTCCGCGGTCCTCGCGGAACTCGCACCCCTGACCGACACCCGCCTGCCGCTCGTGCTGCGGCACACCGACGACTGGTCGTTCACCCTGCATCCGCTGATCCCGGGCCGGGCCCTCGACGCCGCACACTGGGGGCGGCTCCCCCGCTCCGAGCGCGGGCAGCTCACCGACCAGCTCGCCTCACTGCTGACCGCCCTGCACAGTCGGGACATTGCCGCTTCCCCCTACCGCGACGTCGAGCCCTGGTTCCACGGCCCCGCGCCGAACCCGGCGCCCCGCGCCCTGCCCGCCAAGGTGGACCTGCTGCGCGAACAGGTCACCGAACTCGACCTGGACCGGGAGGACCGCCGCGTCATCGGCGAAATCCTCGCGGGGATGGACGATCTCCTGGACCGTGCCCACCATGCCCACCGTGCCCGCCTGGTCCACGGCGACCTCTACCCCGCTCACCTGCTGTGGTCGTCCGGGCATGGCCTGGGCGCGATCGACTTCTCCGACATGAACCTCGGTGATCCGGCCGTCGATTTCGCGCACCTGTCGGACATCTCGCCGGAGCTGCCGGATGAGGTGCTGGCGCGCACGGGCCTGGACCACGACCCCGGCATCCTGGACCGGGCGTGGGCCTACAAGCGGTGGGACGCGGTGTTCCTGCTGGTCGACCACCTGCGCACCGGTCACACCGGTGCCGCGACCGCGCACTCCCTGTTCGACGCCGCCCGCCACCCGACCCGGCCGGGTGCGCGATGA
- a CDS encoding sulfurtransferase, with translation MATSNQTPLLIDAAWLNDHLDDPDVVVLDAATAFGTPPADGSGRDMYRRGHIPGAVHADLLGELADETSGLNATALPSERFAERIGALGVSDDSHVIVYDHGPMMWATRLWWNLRLEGHDRVSVLDGGFPAWQAAGYEVDTGDETPTVATFTARRRPELYADLERVRAALGDDSVVLIHSLDAATFTGESDDYARPGRIPGAVNIPFQTLTSDDGRAKDPDETRQGFLQAGALDEDKTPITYCGGGIAATFEAFQLARLGRDDVAVYDGSLTEWTADPSLPMETGEQRG, from the coding sequence ATGGCCACCAGTAACCAGACTCCCCTGCTCATCGACGCGGCGTGGCTCAACGACCACCTCGACGACCCGGACGTGGTGGTCCTCGACGCCGCCACCGCCTTCGGCACGCCACCGGCCGACGGCTCCGGCCGGGACATGTACCGCCGCGGCCACATCCCCGGCGCCGTCCACGCCGACCTGCTGGGCGAGCTGGCGGACGAGACCTCCGGGCTCAACGCCACCGCCCTGCCCTCCGAGCGCTTCGCTGAACGGATCGGCGCCCTGGGCGTCTCGGACGACTCCCACGTCATCGTCTACGACCACGGGCCGATGATGTGGGCCACCCGCCTGTGGTGGAACCTCCGGCTCGAGGGCCATGACCGGGTCTCCGTCCTCGACGGCGGTTTCCCCGCGTGGCAGGCCGCCGGGTACGAGGTGGACACCGGTGACGAAACCCCCACGGTCGCCACGTTCACCGCCCGCCGTCGGCCGGAACTCTACGCCGACCTGGAGCGGGTGCGCGCGGCCCTCGGGGACGACTCGGTCGTGCTCATCCACTCCCTCGACGCCGCGACCTTCACCGGGGAATCCGACGACTACGCCCGCCCGGGCCGCATCCCCGGCGCCGTCAACATCCCCTTTCAGACGCTGACCTCTGACGACGGCCGCGCCAAGGACCCGGACGAGACCCGACAGGGCTTCCTCCAGGCCGGTGCCCTCGACGAGGACAAGACCCCGATCACCTACTGCGGCGGCGGGATCGCCGCCACCTTCGAGGCCTTCCAGCTGGCCCGCCTCGGCCGCGACGACGTCGCCGTCTACGACGGTTCACTGACCGAGTGGACCGCCGACCCCTCCCTGCCGATGGAGACCGGCGAACAGCGCGGTTGA
- a CDS encoding TatD family hydrolase → MSKKKPRPTPVPADPLPGIVDAHTHLASAGARTPEEVAAIVDRAVSAGVEKICTVGDGLAEAELALSAAQHHERVYAACAIHPTRAHELDDAAKARLTEMARDPRCVAVGETGLDTYWITHEPDRTAPLDVQEEALRWHIDLAVETGKALMLHNREADADLMRVLADAPTPRHTILHCFSSPLDVAKEALDRGYILSFAGNITFKRNTELREAAGLTPAGQLLIETDAPYMTPEPFRGARNEPSLVGHTAYCVAEARGMDPGELAEELSATFDEVYGLNVRG, encoded by the coding sequence ATGTCGAAGAAGAAGCCCCGTCCGACACCCGTGCCCGCGGATCCCCTCCCGGGGATCGTCGACGCCCACACCCACCTCGCCTCAGCGGGGGCACGCACCCCGGAGGAGGTCGCCGCGATCGTGGATCGCGCGGTGTCCGCCGGCGTGGAGAAGATCTGCACCGTCGGCGACGGACTGGCCGAGGCGGAGCTGGCCCTGTCTGCCGCCCAGCACCACGAGCGGGTGTACGCGGCCTGCGCGATTCACCCGACGCGCGCGCACGAGCTGGACGACGCCGCGAAGGCGCGCCTGACCGAGATGGCGCGCGACCCGCGGTGCGTGGCGGTGGGGGAGACCGGCCTGGACACCTACTGGATCACCCACGAACCGGACCGCACGGCCCCGCTCGACGTCCAGGAGGAGGCGCTGCGCTGGCACATCGACCTGGCGGTGGAGACCGGCAAGGCGCTGATGCTCCACAACCGCGAGGCCGACGCCGACCTCATGCGCGTGCTCGCCGACGCGCCCACCCCGCGGCACACCATCCTGCACTGCTTCTCCTCCCCGCTGGACGTGGCGAAGGAGGCCCTCGACCGGGGCTACATCCTCAGCTTCGCGGGCAACATCACCTTCAAGCGCAACACGGAGCTGCGCGAGGCCGCCGGACTCACACCCGCCGGTCAGTTGCTCATCGAGACGGACGCGCCCTACATGACGCCCGAGCCCTTCCGCGGCGCCCGCAACGAGCCGTCGCTCGTCGGCCACACCGCCTACTGTGTCGCCGAGGCCCGCGGCATGGATCCGGGGGAACTGGCGGAGGAGCTGTCCGCCACCTTCGACGAGGTCTACGGGCTGAACGTGCGCGGCTGA
- a CDS encoding resuscitation-promoting factor translates to MGLQSTSGIKRINNSASVPLRLATGGVLGTLLVGGVVAVGAQKDVIVDVNGEQLTLSTFSGDVEGALRAAGVEIGDQDLVYPAPSESLADDETITVRTAKPVAVVIDGEETDLTSTALTVEDLLGQFEGITPAAEVTAEGDTPVIEGMRLEVTTPKIVAIDDGGKVSYTSIAAKTVGDVLEARDIGLGGHDIVTPAVDAPVTDDTKIEIKRIEIEEVTEQETFDVPTTYVEDPDALEGEETITEWGESGLKDVTKKITRVNGEVTGEEILHETVVREAVPAVVSRGTKPKPTASAPAVAGSSVWDRLAQCESGGNWSINTGNGYQGGLQFSPSTWAGYGGTQYAASADQATREQQIAIAEKVRAGQGWGAWPACTAKLGIR, encoded by the coding sequence ATGGGACTTCAGAGCACTTCAGGAATCAAGCGGATCAACAACAGCGCCTCCGTGCCCCTGCGCCTGGCCACCGGCGGCGTCCTGGGCACCCTGCTCGTCGGTGGCGTCGTCGCCGTCGGCGCCCAGAAGGACGTCATCGTCGACGTCAACGGCGAGCAGCTCACCCTGAGCACGTTCTCCGGCGACGTCGAGGGGGCGCTGCGGGCCGCCGGCGTCGAGATCGGCGACCAGGACCTGGTGTACCCGGCCCCGTCGGAGTCGCTCGCGGACGACGAGACCATCACCGTGCGCACCGCCAAGCCGGTCGCCGTGGTCATCGACGGCGAGGAGACCGACCTGACCTCCACCGCGCTGACCGTCGAGGACCTCCTCGGCCAGTTCGAGGGCATCACCCCGGCCGCCGAGGTCACCGCGGAGGGGGACACCCCCGTCATCGAGGGCATGCGCCTGGAGGTGACCACCCCGAAGATCGTCGCCATCGACGACGGCGGGAAGGTCTCCTACACCTCCATCGCCGCGAAGACCGTCGGTGATGTCCTCGAGGCCCGCGACATCGGGCTCGGCGGGCACGACATCGTCACCCCGGCCGTCGACGCCCCGGTCACCGACGACACGAAGATCGAGATCAAGCGCATCGAGATCGAGGAGGTCACCGAGCAGGAGACCTTCGACGTGCCCACCACCTACGTCGAGGATCCCGACGCCCTGGAGGGCGAGGAGACCATCACCGAGTGGGGCGAGTCCGGCCTCAAGGACGTCACGAAGAAGATCACCAGGGTCAACGGCGAGGTCACGGGGGAAGAGATCCTCCACGAAACCGTCGTCCGCGAGGCCGTGCCGGCCGTGGTCTCCCGCGGCACCAAGCCGAAGCCCACCGCCTCCGCCCCGGCGGTCGCGGGCAGCTCCGTCTGGGACCGGCTCGCGCAGTGCGAGTCGGGCGGCAACTGGTCCATCAACACCGGCAACGGCTACCAGGGCGGACTGCAGTTCTCCCCGTCCACCTGGGCCGGCTACGGCGGCACCCAGTACGCGGCCAGCGCCGACCAGGCCACCCGCGAGCAGCAGATCGCCATCGCCGAGAAGGTCCGGGCCGGGCAGGGCTGGGGTGCGTGGCCGGCCTGCACCGCCAAGCTCGGCATCCGCTGA
- the rsmA gene encoding 16S rRNA (adenine(1518)-N(6)/adenine(1519)-N(6))-dimethyltransferase RsmA: protein MTTSDATTGAEEPTAQLLGPVEIRQLAEKLGVTPTKKLGQNFVHDPNTVRRIVAAADLTDEDHVVEVGPGLGSLTLALLDTAAKVTAVEIDPRLAAELPATVAWRAPDFADRLTVVERDALKVAPGDLGEPTALVANLPYNVSVPVLLHLLATFPSIRRVLVMVQAEVADRLAADPGSKVYGVPSVKAAFYGEVRRAGAIGKNVFWPAPNIESGLVRIDRFAEGEAPWPIDDATRRQVFPVVDAAFAQRRKTLRAALSGHYGSGAAAEEALQSAGIDPRLRGEKLDVADFVRLAGVGVDR from the coding sequence ATGACCACCAGCGATGCGACCACCGGGGCGGAAGAACCCACGGCCCAGCTCCTCGGGCCCGTCGAGATCCGGCAGCTCGCCGAGAAGCTCGGCGTGACCCCGACGAAGAAGCTCGGCCAGAACTTCGTGCACGACCCCAACACCGTGCGCCGCATCGTCGCCGCCGCCGACCTGACCGACGAGGACCACGTCGTGGAGGTCGGCCCCGGCCTCGGCTCCCTGACCCTCGCCCTGCTGGACACGGCCGCGAAGGTCACCGCCGTGGAGATCGATCCGCGCCTGGCCGCCGAGCTGCCCGCGACCGTGGCCTGGCGCGCGCCCGACTTCGCCGACCGGCTCACGGTCGTGGAGCGCGACGCCCTGAAGGTCGCGCCCGGGGATCTGGGCGAGCCCACCGCGCTGGTGGCCAACCTGCCCTACAACGTCTCCGTGCCGGTGCTGCTGCACCTGCTGGCCACCTTCCCGTCGATCCGGCGCGTGCTCGTCATGGTCCAGGCCGAGGTCGCCGACCGCCTGGCCGCCGACCCCGGTTCCAAGGTCTACGGCGTGCCCAGCGTCAAGGCAGCCTTCTACGGCGAGGTCCGCCGTGCCGGCGCGATCGGGAAGAACGTGTTCTGGCCGGCGCCGAACATCGAGTCCGGGCTGGTGCGCATCGACCGGTTCGCGGAAGGCGAGGCCCCCTGGCCCATCGACGACGCCACCCGCCGCCAGGTCTTCCCGGTCGTCGACGCCGCCTTCGCCCAACGCCGCAAGACCCTGCGCGCAGCCCTGTCCGGGCACTACGGTTCCGGAGCGGCCGCCGAGGAGGCCCTGCAGTCCGCCGGCATCGACCCGCGGCTGCGCGGCGAGAAGCTCGACGTCGCCGACTTCGTCCGGCTGGCGGGGGTGGGGGTGGACCGGTGA
- a CDS encoding 4-(cytidine 5'-diphospho)-2-C-methyl-D-erythritol kinase — translation MTRTIHARAHAKVNLHLGVDELRGDGYHELVTVFQSLSLHDDLTLTVHDDERVAEGSIVRGMTVTGFDAAKVPTDPGNLAWRAVDAVVDTARATHGGLDLPAVDLHLTKGIPTAGGMAGGSADAAAALVAANTLLDEQVPALGRDGLHELAAELGSDVPFTLHGGTMLGTGRGEQLVPLLARGTWHWALVFSAEGLSTPAVFGKLDDLRAEGRDLPPSLNTAPLSRALTSGDPGQLAAVLANDLQAPALSLRPDLRRTLDAGRRAGALAGIVSGSGPTCAFLCDSELAAADLVDDLIAAGVAYTGTVAHGPAAGAHLIS, via the coding sequence GTGACCCGCACCATCCACGCCCGCGCCCACGCCAAGGTCAACCTGCACCTCGGCGTCGACGAGCTGCGCGGGGACGGCTACCACGAGCTGGTCACCGTCTTCCAGTCGCTGAGCCTCCACGACGACCTGACCCTGACCGTCCACGACGACGAACGGGTCGCGGAAGGCTCGATCGTCCGCGGGATGACCGTCACCGGCTTCGACGCCGCGAAGGTACCCACCGACCCGGGCAATCTGGCGTGGCGGGCCGTCGACGCGGTCGTCGACACGGCGCGCGCCACCCACGGCGGGCTCGACCTGCCGGCGGTGGACCTCCACCTGACCAAGGGCATCCCCACGGCCGGGGGCATGGCCGGCGGATCCGCCGACGCCGCCGCCGCGCTGGTGGCCGCCAACACCCTGCTGGATGAGCAGGTCCCCGCGCTCGGCCGCGACGGCCTGCACGAACTGGCCGCGGAGCTGGGTTCCGACGTCCCGTTCACCCTCCACGGTGGCACGATGCTCGGCACCGGGCGCGGCGAGCAGCTCGTCCCGCTGCTGGCGCGCGGCACCTGGCACTGGGCGCTGGTATTCTCCGCCGAGGGCCTGTCGACGCCCGCGGTCTTCGGCAAGCTCGACGATCTGCGCGCCGAGGGGCGCGACCTACCGCCCTCCCTGAACACCGCCCCGCTGTCGAGGGCGCTGACCAGTGGCGACCCCGGGCAGCTCGCGGCGGTGCTGGCCAACGACCTGCAGGCCCCGGCCCTGTCCCTGCGGCCCGACCTACGGCGTACCCTCGACGCCGGACGCCGCGCCGGGGCCCTGGCCGGGATCGTCTCCGGCTCGGGGCCCACGTGCGCGTTCCTGTGCGACAGTGAACTGGCGGCGGCCGACCTCGTCGACGACCTCATCGCCGCCGGAGTGGCCTACACCGGCACCGTGGCCCACGGTCCCGCCGCCGGCGCCCACCTGATCTCCTGA
- a CDS encoding ABC-F family ATP-binding cassette domain-containing protein: protein MTNLINLENVTKTFGLKTLLDGVSLGVQTGERIGVVGLNGGGKTTLLEVMTGIEPPDEGRVSHNSDLRMAVVTQRAELDDEDTIADVVLAPLGLQTYEWASDAKVRDVLGGLGVADLGLDTKVGGLSGGERRRVNLAAALVRDLDLVVLDEPTNHLDVEGVQWLAEYLLSRKLAIVVVTHDRWFLDTIATRTWEVHDGTVDIYEGGYNDWTFARAERARQADAMEQRRQNLARKELAWLRRGAPARTSKPRYRIEAAEALISDVPAPRDKVELMAFSKQRQGKVVIELEDARIESPDGRMLVDHLTWRLAPGERIGLVGVNGSGKTTLLRALAGDHPLAEGKRIEGQTVRLGWLRQELDDLDPGLRLLDAVEEVATYVQLGDRELSASQLAERLGFSAKRQRTPVGDLSGGERRRLQLTRVLMAEPNVLLLDEPTNDLDIDTLQELESLLDSWPGTLVVISHDRYLIERIADSTWALFGDGDLTNLPGGIEQYLQRRKEMAEAEGGGVLDLGEKKSGDGGRADKPTGSGRSSQEERELRKQMNALERKMSKLDPRIEKLNTEMAAAAEALDTARLTELDAKLRELNDEREGYEMEWLEVGEKLEGN from the coding sequence ATGACCAACCTCATCAACCTCGAGAACGTCACCAAGACGTTCGGGCTCAAGACCCTCCTCGACGGCGTCAGCCTCGGCGTCCAGACCGGCGAGCGCATCGGCGTCGTCGGCCTCAACGGCGGCGGCAAGACCACCCTGCTGGAGGTCATGACCGGGATCGAGCCGCCGGATGAGGGACGCGTGTCCCACAACTCGGACCTGCGGATGGCCGTGGTCACCCAGCGCGCCGAACTCGACGACGAAGACACCATCGCCGACGTCGTGCTCGCCCCGCTCGGCCTGCAGACCTACGAGTGGGCCTCCGACGCCAAGGTCCGCGACGTCCTCGGCGGTCTCGGGGTGGCGGACCTCGGCCTGGATACGAAGGTCGGCGGGCTCTCCGGCGGCGAGCGACGCCGCGTCAACCTCGCCGCCGCGCTGGTGCGCGACCTCGACCTGGTGGTCCTCGACGAGCCGACCAACCACCTCGACGTCGAGGGCGTGCAGTGGCTCGCCGAGTACCTGCTGTCCCGGAAGCTGGCCATCGTCGTGGTCACCCACGACCGCTGGTTCCTCGACACCATCGCCACCCGGACCTGGGAGGTCCACGACGGCACCGTCGACATCTACGAGGGCGGCTACAACGACTGGACCTTCGCGCGTGCCGAACGCGCCCGCCAGGCCGACGCCATGGAGCAGCGCCGGCAGAACCTGGCGCGCAAGGAGCTGGCCTGGCTGCGCCGCGGCGCACCGGCGCGCACCTCCAAGCCGCGCTACCGCATCGAGGCCGCCGAGGCGCTCATCTCCGACGTCCCCGCCCCCCGCGACAAGGTCGAGCTGATGGCCTTCTCGAAGCAGCGGCAGGGCAAGGTCGTCATCGAGCTCGAGGACGCCCGCATCGAATCCCCCGACGGGCGCATGCTCGTCGACCACCTCACCTGGCGGCTGGCCCCGGGTGAACGCATCGGCCTGGTCGGCGTGAACGGCTCCGGCAAGACGACCCTGCTGCGCGCCCTCGCCGGCGATCATCCGCTGGCGGAGGGAAAGCGCATCGAGGGCCAGACCGTGCGGCTGGGCTGGCTGCGCCAGGAACTCGACGACCTCGACCCGGGCCTGCGTCTGCTCGACGCCGTCGAGGAGGTGGCCACCTATGTTCAGCTCGGTGACCGGGAACTGTCGGCCTCCCAGCTGGCCGAGCGGCTCGGCTTCTCGGCCAAGCGCCAGCGCACCCCCGTCGGCGACCTCTCCGGCGGTGAGCGCCGCCGTCTGCAGCTGACCCGGGTGCTCATGGCGGAGCCGAATGTCCTGCTGCTCGACGAGCCGACCAACGACCTGGACATCGACACCCTGCAGGAGCTGGAGTCCCTGCTGGACTCCTGGCCCGGCACCCTGGTGGTCATCTCCCACGACCGCTACCTCATCGAGCGCATCGCCGACTCCACCTGGGCCCTGTTCGGCGACGGCGACCTGACGAATCTGCCCGGCGGCATCGAGCAGTACCTTCAGCGCCGCAAGGAGATGGCCGAGGCCGAGGGCGGTGGTGTGCTCGACCTGGGGGAGAAGAAGTCCGGGGACGGCGGCCGGGCGGACAAGCCCACCGGATCGGGGCGGAGTTCCCAGGAGGAGCGGGAACTGCGCAAGCAGATGAACGCCCTGGAACGTAAGATGAGCAAACTGGATCCGAGGATCGAGAAGCTCAACACGGAGATGGCCGCCGCCGCGGAGGCCCTCGACACCGCCAGGCTCACCGAACTCGACGCGAAACTGCGGGAGCTCAACGATGAGCGCGAGGGCTACGAGATGGAGTGGCTCGAGGTGGGGGAGAAGCTGGAGGGGAACTGA
- a CDS encoding alpha/beta hydrolase yields MAGAGASATVVRETVARDSAWVRVWNRWHLHPWGLIGATIMFALGLTPSLLPRDWFYQGLVSGLAAGIGYGLGTGLHAVWVRWLRDRLGPRLNRHLEELSDRTRAVLEIALIVVSLLWLVGMVIFSLRWQRGIAELTGARALGLWEYLLVLPVGGVVFLAVVLLGRGLRLLARWLSNRVPNRLTPSIRGVIAWLAVAVALVFVVEQAIPGTLVRIGERVFSARYADPEEGTVPPTIPERSASPGSHVDWDGVGTYGARFLNQGLHADQLSELTGRPAEEPIRLYAGIGNEPTDAGRAGLIIDELERTDATEREAMLVVVTTGTGWVNPQTAQAFELLYGGDTAVVAAQYSAMPSPLHFLAGGEEVRGAGREFVTPIVDWWNALPEEDRPKLYLYGESLGSTGIEAAFSGMRDIANSVDGILLTGPPRFNPLHTQFTERRDLGTPAVAPEYSGGLVVRFAAHTEQIRSWAGEPAEAWGPTRMLYVQHPSDPVAWWTPQLILREPDWLEEPAGHDRLPAMQWLPFITFLQVSADLPVSQNVPDGHGHNYGDAMLDGFAAIAGPGRFTVADVDRLEPLLEEALGMAGNSEFG; encoded by the coding sequence ATGGCCGGTGCCGGCGCTTCCGCGACCGTGGTCCGGGAAACCGTGGCCCGCGACTCCGCCTGGGTCCGGGTCTGGAACCGCTGGCACCTGCACCCCTGGGGGCTGATCGGCGCCACGATCATGTTCGCCCTGGGGCTGACCCCCTCCCTGCTGCCGCGCGACTGGTTCTACCAGGGCCTGGTCTCCGGGCTGGCCGCCGGCATCGGTTACGGCCTGGGTACCGGCCTGCACGCGGTGTGGGTGCGCTGGCTGCGGGACCGCCTCGGCCCCCGCCTGAACCGCCATCTCGAGGAGCTGTCCGACCGTACCCGCGCGGTGCTGGAGATCGCGCTCATCGTCGTCAGCCTGCTGTGGCTGGTGGGCATGGTCATCTTCTCCCTGCGGTGGCAACGCGGCATCGCGGAACTGACCGGGGCGCGGGCGCTGGGCCTGTGGGAGTACCTGCTGGTCCTGCCCGTCGGCGGCGTGGTGTTTCTGGCCGTGGTCCTGCTCGGCCGCGGCCTGCGGCTGCTGGCCCGCTGGCTGTCGAACCGCGTGCCGAACCGCCTGACGCCCTCAATCCGGGGTGTGATCGCCTGGCTCGCGGTGGCCGTGGCACTCGTCTTCGTCGTCGAGCAGGCCATCCCGGGCACCCTCGTGCGCATCGGTGAGCGGGTGTTCTCCGCCCGCTATGCGGACCCCGAGGAGGGGACGGTCCCGCCCACCATCCCGGAGCGCTCCGCCTCCCCCGGCTCCCACGTCGACTGGGACGGTGTGGGCACCTACGGCGCGCGCTTCCTCAACCAGGGGCTGCACGCCGACCAGTTGTCCGAGCTGACCGGGCGCCCCGCCGAGGAACCGATCCGGTTGTACGCGGGCATCGGCAACGAACCCACCGACGCCGGGCGGGCCGGGCTGATCATCGACGAACTCGAGCGCACCGACGCCACCGAACGCGAGGCGATGCTCGTGGTCGTGACCACCGGCACCGGCTGGGTCAACCCGCAGACGGCCCAGGCCTTCGAGCTGCTCTACGGCGGCGACACCGCGGTGGTCGCCGCCCAGTACTCCGCCATGCCCTCGCCCCTGCACTTCCTCGCGGGCGGGGAGGAGGTGCGCGGTGCCGGCCGGGAGTTCGTCACCCCGATCGTCGACTGGTGGAACGCGCTGCCGGAGGAGGACCGCCCGAAGCTCTACCTCTACGGCGAGTCGCTGGGATCCACCGGCATCGAGGCGGCGTTCTCCGGCATGCGCGACATCGCCAATTCCGTCGACGGTATCCTGCTGACCGGCCCGCCCCGCTTCAACCCGCTGCACACCCAGTTCACCGAGCGCCGGGATCTGGGTACACCCGCCGTGGCTCCCGAGTACTCGGGCGGCCTGGTCGTGCGCTTCGCCGCCCACACGGAGCAGATCCGCAGCTGGGCGGGGGAACCCGCCGAGGCCTGGGGGCCGACCCGCATGCTGTATGTCCAGCACCCCTCCGACCCGGTGGCCTGGTGGACCCCGCAGCTCATCCTGCGGGAACCGGACTGGCTGGAGGAGCCGGCCGGCCACGACCGCCTACCGGCGATGCAGTGGCTGCCGTTCATCACCTTCCTGCAGGTCTCCGCCGACCTGCCGGTGAGCCAGAACGTCCCCGACGGCCACGGCCACAACTACGGCGACGCGATGCTCGACGGGTTCGCCGCCATCGCCGGCCCGGGACGCTTCACGGTAGCCGACGTGGACCGCCTGGAGCCGCTGCTGGAGGAGGCGCTCGGGATGGCGGGGAACAGCGAGTTCGGTTAG